DNA sequence from the Butyricimonas faecalis genome:
CCAAGTTTACTTTTATCGAAAAAGCGTTAAAGCATAAGATTATTTTTGACGGAAGAAATATATATAATCCGGAGCAAATGAAAGAGTTCGGTTACGTGTATTATGGCATTGGACGGAGAAAGAATTAGCAATTGACAATTGAAAAATAGATTTATGGTTTGCGACAAAAAAGTGTCTGGTTTGTGCGTGGAAATCTAAAATCTAAAATCAATAAATCTAAAATTGAAATGGTTCATTATCGAATATTGTTTATCGTGAATCCAATATCGGGATTCGGTTTGGGCTGGGAGATTCCTTACCGGATAAGGCGTATTGCGGCATACAAACACATCGAGTACAATATACGTTTCACGGAATATGCCGGGCACGCGAAAGAGATTGTGGAGCAGGCCAAGCAGCAGAATTACACGCATATTATCGCGGCAGGTGGGGATGGTACGGTAAATGAAATCGGTACTGCCTTGATAAATACGGGAATTGCTTTCGGCGTGATTTCTTTGGGGAGCGGTAATGGCTTTGCCCGTCATTTGGGCTTTTCCCAGATGATGAATAAAGCGTTGAAACAGGTTTTGAAAAGCGAGACTACGAATATTGATGTCGTTGAAATTAATGGACATTACTCGTTGAATGTGAGTGGTTTCGGGTTTGATGCTGAGGTGGCACACTTTTTTAGTACCATGAAGATCCGGGGTATATTTTCTTATATCTATTCAATTGTACATATGTGGTTTCGTTATCCCGGCAAGCGTTACGTGTTCCATATAAACGGGAAAACATGGGAGGAGGATTGTTTTGTATTGAGTGTTGCCAACAGTTCCCAGTATGGGAATAATGCTTCGATTGCACCCAAAGCTTCGTTGCGGGACGGATTGGTTGATGTTTGTATTCTGAAGCGGCCTAAATATTATCAAATACCCCGTTTCCTTTATTGTTTTATGAACTCTAAGATCGCCCGGCTTCCTTATTTTAGCGAGATCCAATGCGAGGAGGCCATTTTGGAAGGAGACTTGAATAAGGCTCATATTGATGGTGATCCATATACTTTGGAGTCGCCGGTAAAGGTAAAAGTACTCCCTGGAGTGTTGAAAGTGATTGCTCCCAAATTGTCCAGGAAGAAAAAGAGTAGGACGGTTTGATCTTATCTACAATTATTTATCCTGTGAGGATAGGGCTATCTGTTTCTCGATAAGTTGATCGAGGGAGATGAATGTTTCGGTTTTAGCGATACCGGGGATGTTCTGTAACGTGTTGATTAGAATATCCATTAGGTGTTGGTGGTCGTTGCATCTTAATTTAATCAAGAAGGTAAAACCGCCCGTGATAAAGTGACATTCTGTAACTTCTGGGATGCTTTCAATTTCTTTCACGACAGTC
Encoded proteins:
- a CDS encoding diacylglycerol/lipid kinase family protein, translated to MVHYRILFIVNPISGFGLGWEIPYRIRRIAAYKHIEYNIRFTEYAGHAKEIVEQAKQQNYTHIIAAGGDGTVNEIGTALINTGIAFGVISLGSGNGFARHLGFSQMMNKALKQVLKSETTNIDVVEINGHYSLNVSGFGFDAEVAHFFSTMKIRGIFSYIYSIVHMWFRYPGKRYVFHINGKTWEEDCFVLSVANSSQYGNNASIAPKASLRDGLVDVCILKRPKYYQIPRFLYCFMNSKIARLPYFSEIQCEEAILEGDLNKAHIDGDPYTLESPVKVKVLPGVLKVIAPKLSRKKKSRTV